Proteins encoded within one genomic window of Nordella sp. HKS 07:
- a CDS encoding FadR/GntR family transcriptional regulator, with translation MNNMKNATSRAKPRNSFANLIGRKPVRATGLASGGLHSTVLNQIGQRIVRGDFVPGDPLPNADDWSAAHGVSRTVLREVIKVLAGKGLIESRPKTGTRVRPRSRWNFLDPDVLAWRYAAAGSGEDVRSLFELRRAIEPMAAALAAERASPEQVAELETVLAEMEDAADDSERFAEPDLVYHQSILRMTGNELIGSLAALIETALVTSFRLTNDLPGGQRPSVPLHREVVHKIAARDTEGARRAMLTLIDQAEDDVRRILASRQRRQANGE, from the coding sequence ATGAATAATATGAAGAATGCAACGAGCCGCGCTAAACCTCGGAATTCTTTTGCGAATCTCATCGGCCGGAAGCCGGTAAGAGCAACGGGACTGGCATCCGGCGGCCTTCATTCGACGGTCCTCAACCAGATCGGGCAGCGCATCGTGCGCGGCGACTTCGTGCCGGGCGATCCGTTGCCCAATGCCGATGACTGGAGCGCCGCCCACGGCGTGAGCCGCACGGTTCTGCGCGAGGTGATCAAGGTTCTCGCCGGCAAGGGCCTCATCGAGTCGCGGCCCAAGACCGGCACGCGGGTGCGCCCGCGTTCGCGTTGGAATTTCCTCGATCCCGATGTGCTCGCCTGGCGCTATGCCGCCGCGGGCTCGGGCGAGGATGTGCGCAGCCTCTTCGAACTGCGCCGCGCCATCGAGCCCATGGCGGCGGCACTTGCCGCCGAGCGCGCCAGTCCTGAGCAGGTGGCCGAGCTCGAGACGGTGCTCGCCGAGATGGAGGACGCGGCCGACGACAGCGAGCGCTTCGCCGAGCCCGATCTCGTCTACCATCAATCGATCCTGCGCATGACCGGCAACGAGCTCATCGGTTCGCTCGCCGCCTTGATCGAGACGGCCCTGGTGACAAGCTTCCGCCTGACCAATGATCTGCCCGGCGGACAGCGCCCGTCGGTGCCGCTCCATCGCGAGGTCGTCCACAAGATCGCGGCGCGCGATACGGAAGGCGCGCGCCGGGCCATGCTCACCTTGATCGACCAGGCCGAGGACGATGTCCGGCGCATCCTCGCGTCCCGGCAGAGACGTCAAGCCAACGGAGAATAA
- a CDS encoding IlvD/Edd family dehydratase, translating into MTERRKLRSAAWFGGAGKNAFMHRSWMKNQGLPDHLFDGRPVIGICNTWSELTPCNAHLRGIAEHVKRGVYEAGGMPVEFPVMSLGESNLRPTAMLFRNLASMDVEESIRGNPIDGVILLVGCDKTTPALLMGAASCNLPTIAVSGGPMLNGNFRGQTIGSGTHVWKFYEDVKAGRMPLNDFLAAEQGQSRSAGSCMTMGTASTMASMVEALGIGMPDNAAIPAVDARRGVLAHLAGRRIVELVNDDIIMSDILTRAAFENAIRVNGAIGGSTNAVLHLIAIARRIGVDLSLDDWDRLGRDVPTIVDLMPSGRFLMEDFYYAGGLSAVMRALAEAGLLHGDVVTIFGKTIGEIVRDAPNYNAEVIRPFDKPLTKQGGIAILRGNLAPQGAVIKPSAATPALMQHKGRAVVFESIEHYHARIDDPALDIDVNSVMVLKNCGPRGYPGMAEVGNMPLPAKLLKQGVSDMVRISDARMSGTAYGTVVLHTAPEAASGGTLALVQDGDLIELDVAGRRLELFVDEPELASRRKAWTPPEPPSGGGYQSLYVERVLQADQGCDFDFLVGRRDAGVPRHSH; encoded by the coding sequence ATGACGGAGCGGCGTAAGTTGCGGTCGGCTGCCTGGTTCGGCGGCGCCGGCAAGAATGCCTTCATGCACAGAAGCTGGATGAAGAACCAGGGCCTGCCCGACCATCTGTTCGACGGCCGGCCGGTGATCGGCATCTGCAACACCTGGTCGGAGCTCACCCCCTGCAATGCCCATTTGCGCGGCATCGCCGAGCATGTGAAGCGCGGCGTCTATGAGGCGGGCGGCATGCCGGTCGAATTCCCGGTGATGTCGCTCGGCGAATCCAATCTGCGCCCGACCGCCATGCTGTTCCGCAATCTCGCCAGCATGGATGTCGAGGAATCGATCCGCGGCAATCCGATCGACGGCGTGATCCTGCTGGTCGGCTGCGACAAGACCACGCCGGCTCTGCTGATGGGAGCGGCGAGCTGCAATTTGCCGACTATCGCGGTGTCGGGCGGGCCGATGCTCAACGGTAATTTCCGTGGCCAGACCATCGGCTCCGGCACGCATGTGTGGAAATTCTACGAGGATGTGAAGGCCGGCCGTATGCCGCTCAACGACTTCCTCGCCGCCGAGCAGGGCCAGAGCCGGTCGGCCGGAAGCTGCATGACGATGGGCACCGCCTCCACCATGGCCAGCATGGTCGAGGCGCTCGGCATCGGCATGCCCGACAATGCCGCCATTCCCGCCGTCGATGCGCGCCGCGGCGTGCTCGCCCATCTCGCCGGCCGCCGCATCGTCGAACTCGTCAATGACGACATCATCATGTCGGACATCCTGACCCGCGCCGCCTTCGAGAATGCCATCCGGGTGAATGGCGCGATCGGCGGATCGACCAATGCGGTCCTGCATCTGATCGCCATCGCCCGCCGCATCGGCGTCGATCTCAGCCTGGACGATTGGGACCGGCTCGGCCGCGACGTGCCGACCATCGTCGATCTCATGCCTTCGGGCCGCTTCCTGATGGAGGACTTCTATTATGCCGGTGGCCTGAGCGCCGTCATGCGGGCTCTGGCGGAAGCCGGGCTCCTTCATGGCGATGTCGTGACCATCTTCGGCAAGACCATCGGCGAGATCGTCAGGGACGCGCCGAACTACAATGCGGAGGTGATCCGTCCCTTCGACAAGCCGCTGACCAAGCAGGGCGGCATCGCCATTCTGCGCGGCAATCTGGCGCCCCAGGGTGCCGTCATCAAGCCGTCGGCCGCGACGCCGGCCTTGATGCAGCACAAGGGCCGCGCCGTCGTCTTCGAGAGTATCGAGCATTATCATGCGCGCATTGACGATCCGGCGCTCGATATCGATGTGAATTCGGTGATGGTTTTGAAGAATTGCGGGCCGCGCGGCTATCCCGGCATGGCCGAGGTCGGCAACATGCCGCTGCCGGCGAAGCTCCTGAAGCAGGGGGTTTCGGACATGGTGCGTATATCCGACGCCCGCATGAGCGGCACGGCCTATGGCACCGTCGTCCTCCACACGGCGCCGGAAGCGGCGAGCGGCGGCACGCTGGCTTTGGTGCAGGATGGCGATCTGATTGAGCTCGACGTGGCCGGCAGGCGGCTCGAGCTTTTCGTAGATGAGCCGGAGCTCGCTTCGCGCCGCAAGGCGTGGACGCCACCTGAGCCGCCGTCAGGTGGCGGTTATCAGAGCCTTTATGTCGAACGCGTGCTGCAGGCCGATCAGGGCTGCGATTTCGACTTCCTGGTCGGCCGGCGCGATGCCGGCGTTCCGCGCCATTCGCATTGA
- a CDS encoding M20 family metallopeptidase, producing MNDLSEYAKAAGIDDAEVAKLLSQLVAVPSVNIAFRQSGDPDEWFHEARVGAAIADWLRAEGIDVEIDMVAPERPNVIARVKGSKGAPSMLWEGHLDTVQVTGMAQPFTPRVENGRLYGRGAVDDKACLVAFMLALRDLARDPPPGDVTFLAASDEEFGFTGITHHMQRPERYDMGIAGEPTELRVVRACKGCVRWHVDVLGRAAHTAKPHEGVDAVKAARKLLDLFEEEMKGRTENHPRLGPATLTCTQFEAGEGPNTVPSRTRLRFDYRYLPSERGAEVWKSFKAIADSLAAAISGLRVETHDPFIDSAAMDVAAEETIVGLMSRVCAQYGIDPEPEGVPYGSDSTKMVMGGIPTIVFGPGNIVQAHSLNEYVEIAHVTKSASMLVAVARSVQV from the coding sequence ATGAATGACCTGTCCGAGTATGCCAAAGCCGCGGGCATCGATGATGCCGAAGTGGCGAAGCTCCTGTCGCAACTTGTGGCGGTGCCGAGCGTCAATATCGCCTTCCGCCAGTCGGGCGACCCGGATGAATGGTTCCATGAGGCACGCGTCGGCGCCGCCATCGCCGACTGGCTGCGCGCCGAGGGCATCGACGTCGAGATCGACATGGTGGCGCCCGAACGGCCGAATGTCATCGCCCGCGTCAAGGGCAGCAAGGGAGCGCCCAGCATGCTCTGGGAAGGCCATCTCGACACGGTGCAGGTGACCGGCATGGCCCAACCCTTCACGCCGCGCGTCGAGAACGGGCGGCTTTATGGCCGCGGCGCCGTCGACGACAAGGCCTGCCTCGTTGCCTTCATGCTGGCGCTGCGCGATCTCGCCCGTGACCCGCCGCCCGGCGATGTGACTTTCCTCGCGGCCTCGGATGAGGAATTCGGCTTCACCGGCATCACCCATCACATGCAGCGTCCCGAGCGCTATGACATGGGCATTGCCGGGGAGCCGACCGAGCTGCGCGTGGTCCGGGCCTGCAAAGGCTGCGTGCGCTGGCATGTTGATGTGCTGGGCCGTGCCGCCCATACCGCCAAGCCGCATGAAGGTGTCGATGCGGTGAAGGCGGCGCGCAAGCTTCTCGATCTCTTCGAGGAAGAGATGAAGGGGCGCACCGAGAACCATCCGCGGCTCGGTCCGGCGACTTTGACCTGCACGCAGTTCGAGGCGGGCGAGGGACCCAACACGGTGCCCTCGCGCACCCGTCTGCGCTTCGACTACCGCTATCTGCCGAGCGAGAGGGGCGCCGAAGTCTGGAAGAGCTTCAAGGCAATTGCCGATAGTCTCGCCGCCGCAATCTCCGGCCTCCGCGTCGAGACGCATGATCCCTTCATCGACTCGGCGGCGATGGATGTCGCGGCGGAGGAGACCATCGTCGGTCTCATGTCGCGGGTCTGCGCCCAATATGGCATCGATCCCGAGCCGGAAGGCGTGCCCTATGGCTCGGATTCGACCAAAATGGTGATGGGCGGCATCCCGACCATCGTCTTCGGTCCGGGCAATATCGTCCAGGCGCATTCGCTCAACGAATATGTCGAGATCGCCCATGTGACCAAGTCGGCGAGCATGCTCGTAGCAGTGGCTCGATCGGTTCAGGTCTGA
- a CDS encoding SDR family NAD(P)-dependent oxidoreductase, whose translation MSGDIENGAVYPSLKERSVFITGGGSGIGESLVEHFCEQGSRVAFIDLAEDASRRLVARIAAKGDPAPHFMQGDLRDIERLRAAIAEAADRNGPVKVLCNNAGNDDRHKSEDVTVDYWDDRMAVNVRHQFFAAQAVRPQMKKAGGGSIINFGSITWLVGDGDCPGYVTAKAAITGMTRALAREFGPDRIRVNCMLPGWVMTERQMRLWLTPEGERQIAERQCLPDRLYPPDIARMALFLAADDSRMCSSQNFIVDGGWV comes from the coding sequence ATGTCCGGTGACATCGAAAACGGTGCCGTCTATCCGAGCCTGAAGGAGCGCAGCGTTTTCATCACCGGCGGCGGCAGCGGCATCGGCGAAAGCCTGGTCGAGCATTTCTGCGAGCAAGGAAGCCGTGTCGCCTTTATCGATCTGGCCGAGGATGCCTCGCGACGCCTGGTCGCTCGAATCGCCGCCAAGGGCGATCCCGCCCCGCATTTCATGCAAGGAGACTTGCGCGACATCGAACGCCTGCGCGCCGCGATCGCCGAGGCGGCGGATCGCAACGGCCCGGTCAAGGTCCTGTGCAACAATGCCGGCAATGACGATCGGCATAAGAGCGAGGATGTGACCGTCGACTATTGGGACGACCGCATGGCGGTGAATGTCCGGCACCAGTTCTTTGCCGCCCAGGCGGTGCGGCCGCAAATGAAGAAAGCCGGCGGCGGCTCGATCATCAATTTCGGCTCCATCACCTGGCTGGTCGGTGATGGCGATTGCCCGGGCTATGTCACCGCCAAGGCGGCGATCACCGGCATGACGCGGGCGCTGGCCCGGGAATTCGGCCCCGATCGCATCCGAGTCAACTGCATGCTGCCCGGCTGGGTCATGACCGAGCGCCAGATGCGCCTGTGGCTGACGCCCGAAGGCGAACGCCAGATCGCCGAGCGCCAATGCCTGCCGGACCGCCTCTATCCGCCCGACATCGCGCGCATGGCCTTGTTCCTCGCCGCCGATGACAGCCGCATGTGTTCGTCGCAGAACTTCATCGTCGATGGCGGATGGGTCTGA